One genomic segment of Falco biarmicus isolate bFalBia1 chromosome 15, bFalBia1.pri, whole genome shotgun sequence includes these proteins:
- the PDCD2L gene encoding programmed cell death protein 2-like isoform X1, whose amino-acid sequence MAAGPPVLLGLRDAAMVGPCRGGGLPPAWATSKLGGSADWVPRVRAGRPRCGLCGGELALLVQVYCPLAGSPCHRAASVFACAGTGCRGAPGGWTVLRAQSLPEGAPGRGAEQKQESNFAAKDWCDEADDWGVCDGAESPACASLQLLGLNEAVSSSVSREADCASQFQQLRLSEAVDGSGSLNAHSPVSEGTITATSSSAPVFKPFYISVVDEEDYSGFIDTDHADELWKEYQQREGVNLQQLMSESYAGEGDTEKYEKSEVKSRDPTFHKFMKRISVCPEQILRYSRGGQPLFITCPPANISEGIPACSNCGSKRVFEFQLMPALVSMLQSDSDLSVEFGTAIVYTCERSCWPTNHQTPLEEFVFVQEDPDQRLFK is encoded by the exons ATGGCGGCAGGGCCGcccgtgctgctggggctgcgcGACGCCGCCATGGTGGGGCCGTGCCGAGGAGGCGGGCTGCCCCCCGCCTGGGCCACCAGCAAGCTGGGGGGCTCCGCG GACTGGGTGCCGCGCGTGCGGgcgggccggccccgctgcGGGCTGTGCGGCGGGGAGCTGGCGCTCCTGGTGCAGGTGTACTGCCCGCTGGCCGGCTCCCCCTGCCACCGCGCCGCCAGCGTCTTCGCctgtgccgggacgggctgccgGGGAGCGCCGGGCGG CTGGACGGTGCTGCGCGCCCAGAGCCTGCCGGAGGGGGCGCCGGGCCGCGGCGCGGAGCAG aaACAAGAATCCAACTTTGCTGCAAAGGATTGGTGTGATGAAGCAGATGACTGGGGAGTCTGTGATGGAGCAGAATCTCCTGCATGTGCTTCCCTTCAGCTGCTTGGTTTAAATGAAGCGGTGAGCAGCTCCGTGTCCAGAGAGGCGGACTGTGCATCCCAGTTCCAACAGCTTCGCTTGTCTGAGGCTGTGGACGGGTCAGGTTCCCTGAATGCACACTCTCCAGTCAGTGAGGGAACGATAACGGCAACATCTAGTTCAGCTCCTGTGTTCAAGCCCTTTTACATTAGTGTTGTGGATGAGGAAGACTACTCTGGTTTCATTGATACAGATCATGCAGATGAGCTATGGAAGGAGTATCAGCAGAGAGAGGGTGTTAATTTGCAACAGTTGATGTCAGAAAG TTATGCAGGTGAAGGTGATACTGAAAAATACGAGAAGAGCGAAGTCAAAAGCAGGGACCCCACGTTCCATAAATTTATGAAAAGAATATCTGTGTGTCCTGAACAGATTCTGAG GTACTCCAGGGGTGGCCAGCCTTTATTCATAACGTGTCCTCCAGCCAACATTAGTGAAGGTATTCCAGCCTGCAGTAACTGTGGAAGCAAAAGAGTATTTGAATTTCAACTCATGCCAGCGCTGGTCAGCATGCTCCAGAGCGATTCAG aTCTGTCAGTGGAATTTGGAACTGCTATAGTTTATACATGTGAGAGAAGCTGTTGGCCAACAAATCATCAAACCCCTCTTGAAGAATTTGTTTTTGTGCAAGAAGACCCAGATCAgagattatttaaataa
- the PDCD2L gene encoding programmed cell death protein 2-like isoform X2, producing the protein MAAGPPVLLGLRDAAMVGPCRGGGLPPAWATSKLGGSADWVPRVRAGRPRCGLCGGELALLVQVYCPLAGSPCHRAASVFACAGTGCRGAPGGWTVLRAQSLVAYLDNALFAFPSQKQESNFAAKDWCDEADDWGVCDGAESPACASLQLLGLNEAVSSSVSREADCASQFQQLRLSEAVDGSGSLNAHSPVSEGTITATSSSAPVFKPFYISVVDEEDYSGFIDTDHADELWKEYQQREGVNLQQLMSESYAGEGDTEKYEKSEVKSRDPTFHKFMKRISVCPEQILRYSRGGQPLFITCPPANISEGIPACSNCGSKRVFEFQLMPALVSMLQSDSDLSVEFGTAIVYTCERSCWPTNHQTPLEEFVFVQEDPDQRLFK; encoded by the exons ATGGCGGCAGGGCCGcccgtgctgctggggctgcgcGACGCCGCCATGGTGGGGCCGTGCCGAGGAGGCGGGCTGCCCCCCGCCTGGGCCACCAGCAAGCTGGGGGGCTCCGCG GACTGGGTGCCGCGCGTGCGGgcgggccggccccgctgcGGGCTGTGCGGCGGGGAGCTGGCGCTCCTGGTGCAGGTGTACTGCCCGCTGGCCGGCTCCCCCTGCCACCGCGCCGCCAGCGTCTTCGCctgtgccgggacgggctgccgGGGAGCGCCGGGCGG CTGGACGGTGCTGCGCGCCCAGAGCCT GGTGGCTTACCTTGACAAtgctctttttgcttttccttcccagaaACAAGAATCCAACTTTGCTGCAAAGGATTGGTGTGATGAAGCAGATGACTGGGGAGTCTGTGATGGAGCAGAATCTCCTGCATGTGCTTCCCTTCAGCTGCTTGGTTTAAATGAAGCGGTGAGCAGCTCCGTGTCCAGAGAGGCGGACTGTGCATCCCAGTTCCAACAGCTTCGCTTGTCTGAGGCTGTGGACGGGTCAGGTTCCCTGAATGCACACTCTCCAGTCAGTGAGGGAACGATAACGGCAACATCTAGTTCAGCTCCTGTGTTCAAGCCCTTTTACATTAGTGTTGTGGATGAGGAAGACTACTCTGGTTTCATTGATACAGATCATGCAGATGAGCTATGGAAGGAGTATCAGCAGAGAGAGGGTGTTAATTTGCAACAGTTGATGTCAGAAAG TTATGCAGGTGAAGGTGATACTGAAAAATACGAGAAGAGCGAAGTCAAAAGCAGGGACCCCACGTTCCATAAATTTATGAAAAGAATATCTGTGTGTCCTGAACAGATTCTGAG GTACTCCAGGGGTGGCCAGCCTTTATTCATAACGTGTCCTCCAGCCAACATTAGTGAAGGTATTCCAGCCTGCAGTAACTGTGGAAGCAAAAGAGTATTTGAATTTCAACTCATGCCAGCGCTGGTCAGCATGCTCCAGAGCGATTCAG aTCTGTCAGTGGAATTTGGAACTGCTATAGTTTATACATGTGAGAGAAGCTGTTGGCCAACAAATCATCAAACCCCTCTTGAAGAATTTGTTTTTGTGCAAGAAGACCCAGATCAgagattatttaaataa
- the UBA2 gene encoding SUMO-activating enzyme subunit 2 isoform X1 gives MSVPVSGPLRSELAEAVAQARLLVVGAGGIGCELLKDLVLTGFSNIDVIDLDTIDVSNLNRQFLFQKKHVGRSKSQVAKESVLQFYPEANIIAYHDSIMNPDYNVEFFRQFTLVMNALDNRAARNHVNRMCLAADVPLIESGTAGYLGQVTVIKKGMTECYECHPKPTQKTFPGCTIRNTPSEPIHCIVWAKYLFNQLFGEEDADQEVSPDRADPEAAWEPAEAEARARASNEDGEIKRVSTKEWAKSTGYDPVKLFTKLFKDDIRYLLTMDKLWRKRKPPVPLDWAEVQNQEKNISDQQNESSAILKDQQVLDVKSYAHLFSKSVETLRLHLAEKGDGAELIWDKDDPSAMDFVTSAANLRMHVFSMNMKSRFDIKSMAGNIIPAIATTNAVIAGLIVLEGLKILSGKIDQCRTIFLNKQPNPRKKLLVPCALDPPNPNCYVCASKPEVTVKLNVHKVTVLTLQDKIVKEKFAMVAPDVQIDDGKGTILISSEEGETEANNHRKLSDFGIRNGTRLQADDFLQDYTLLINVLHSEDLEKDVEFEVVGDSPEKVGPKPSEPASKNITNGSDDGAQPSTSTAPDQDDLLIVDSEDEGTSSNVDDDMEIKSRKRKLEDKECVGTKRVRTEQTEEQDEIIALD, from the exons ATGTCCGTGCCGGTGTCGGGCCCCTTGCGCAGCGAGCTGGCGGAGGCCGTGGCCCAGGCGCGGCTCTTGGTGGTGGGAGCCGGCGGCATCGGCTGCGAGCTCCTCAAGGACCTGGTGCTCACCGGCTTCAGCAACATCGACGTG ATTGATTTGGATACTATTGATGTCAGCAATCTCAACAGGcagtttttgtttcagaagaagCATGTTGGAAGATCAAAATCACAG gtTGCCAAGGAAAGCGTGTTACAGTTTTATCCAGAAGCTAATATTATAGCTTACCATGATAGCATCATGAa ccCTGACTATAACGTAGAGTTCTTCCGCCAGTTCACTTTGGTTATGAATGCTCTGGATAACAGAG CTGCCCGTAACCATGTGAACAGGATGTGTCTGGCTGCTGATGTTCCTCTTATAGAGAGTGGAACTGCAGGCTACCTTGGACAAGTAACAGTTATAAAAAAG GGAATGACAGAATGTTATGAATGTCATCCTAAACCAACTCAGAAGACTTTTCCAGGCTGTACAATCCGAAATACGCCGTCAGAACCTATCCATTGCATTGTGTGGGCTAAGTATTTGTTCAa CCAGTTGTTTGGAGAAGAAGATGCTGATCAAGAAGTCTCTCCTGACAGAGCTGATCCTGAAGCTGCCT GGGagccagcagaagcagaagccagAGCACGAGCATCCAATGAAGATGGTGAGATTAAACGTGTTTCAACTAAGGAGTGGGCTAAATCAACTGGATACGATCCAGTTAAACTTTTTACTAAG CTTTTCAAAGACGACATTAGATATCTGCTGACGATGGATAagctgtggaggaaaagaaagcctCCAGTGCCACTGGACTGGGCTGAGGTACAAAATCAAG agaaaaacatatcTGATCAACAAAATGAATCCTCTGCAATCTTGAAGGATCAACAAGTTCTCGATGTCAAGAGCTATGCACACTTATTTTCAAAGAGCGTTGAAACCCTGAGACTTCACCTGGCTGAGAAGGGTGATGGAGCAGAGCTTATATGGGATAAA GATGATCCTTCTGCAATGGATTTTGTCACTTCTGCCGCGAACCTCAGGATGCATGTTTTCAGTATGAATATGAAGAGCAGATTTGATATCAAGT CAATGGCAGGAAATATTATCCCAGCTATAGCTACCACTAATGCAGTAATAGCTGGTCTGATAGTGCTGGAGGGTTTGAAGATTTTATCAGGAAAAATAGATCAGTGTAGAACG ATTTTTCTGAACAAGCAGCCAAATCCCAGAAAGAAGCTATTGGTTCCTTGCGCTTTGGATCCACCAAATCCTAACTGTTATGTATGTGCAAGTAAGCCAGAAGTGACTGTGAAACTTAATGTACACAAAGTTACTGTGTTAACACTCCAGGATAAG atagtgaaagaaaaatttgctATGGTAGCACCAGATGTACAAATAGATGATGGAAAAGGAACTATTCTTATCTCTTCagaagaaggagaaacagaag CAAATAACCACAGGAAATTATCAGACTTTGGAATTCGAAATGGCACTCGACTACAAGCAGATGATTTCCTCCAGGACTATACGCTGTTAATCAATGTGCTTCATAG TGAAGACCTAGAGAAAGATGTAGAATTTGAAGTTGTTGGTGATAGCCCTGAAAAGGTTGGTCCTAAACCATCAGAACCAGCATCTAAGAATATTACCAACGGTAGTGATGATGGAGCGCAACCCTCAACATCAACAG CTCCAGATCAAGACGATCTATTGATTGTTGATTCTGAAGATGAAGGTACTTCAAGCAATGTTGATGATGATATGGAAATCAAAAGCCGCAAGAGAAAACTAGAAGATAAAGAGTGTGTCGGTACAAAGAGAGTGCGTACTGAGCAGACAGAAGAGCAAGATGAAATTATAGCATTAGACTGA
- the UBA2 gene encoding SUMO-activating enzyme subunit 2 isoform X2 — protein MNPDYNVEFFRQFTLVMNALDNRAARNHVNRMCLAADVPLIESGTAGYLGQVTVIKKGMTECYECHPKPTQKTFPGCTIRNTPSEPIHCIVWAKYLFNQLFGEEDADQEVSPDRADPEAAWEPAEAEARARASNEDGEIKRVSTKEWAKSTGYDPVKLFTKLFKDDIRYLLTMDKLWRKRKPPVPLDWAEVQNQEKNISDQQNESSAILKDQQVLDVKSYAHLFSKSVETLRLHLAEKGDGAELIWDKDDPSAMDFVTSAANLRMHVFSMNMKSRFDIKSMAGNIIPAIATTNAVIAGLIVLEGLKILSGKIDQCRTIFLNKQPNPRKKLLVPCALDPPNPNCYVCASKPEVTVKLNVHKVTVLTLQDKIVKEKFAMVAPDVQIDDGKGTILISSEEGETEANNHRKLSDFGIRNGTRLQADDFLQDYTLLINVLHSEDLEKDVEFEVVGDSPEKVGPKPSEPASKNITNGSDDGAQPSTSTAPDQDDLLIVDSEDEGTSSNVDDDMEIKSRKRKLEDKECVGTKRVRTEQTEEQDEIIALD, from the exons ATGAa ccCTGACTATAACGTAGAGTTCTTCCGCCAGTTCACTTTGGTTATGAATGCTCTGGATAACAGAG CTGCCCGTAACCATGTGAACAGGATGTGTCTGGCTGCTGATGTTCCTCTTATAGAGAGTGGAACTGCAGGCTACCTTGGACAAGTAACAGTTATAAAAAAG GGAATGACAGAATGTTATGAATGTCATCCTAAACCAACTCAGAAGACTTTTCCAGGCTGTACAATCCGAAATACGCCGTCAGAACCTATCCATTGCATTGTGTGGGCTAAGTATTTGTTCAa CCAGTTGTTTGGAGAAGAAGATGCTGATCAAGAAGTCTCTCCTGACAGAGCTGATCCTGAAGCTGCCT GGGagccagcagaagcagaagccagAGCACGAGCATCCAATGAAGATGGTGAGATTAAACGTGTTTCAACTAAGGAGTGGGCTAAATCAACTGGATACGATCCAGTTAAACTTTTTACTAAG CTTTTCAAAGACGACATTAGATATCTGCTGACGATGGATAagctgtggaggaaaagaaagcctCCAGTGCCACTGGACTGGGCTGAGGTACAAAATCAAG agaaaaacatatcTGATCAACAAAATGAATCCTCTGCAATCTTGAAGGATCAACAAGTTCTCGATGTCAAGAGCTATGCACACTTATTTTCAAAGAGCGTTGAAACCCTGAGACTTCACCTGGCTGAGAAGGGTGATGGAGCAGAGCTTATATGGGATAAA GATGATCCTTCTGCAATGGATTTTGTCACTTCTGCCGCGAACCTCAGGATGCATGTTTTCAGTATGAATATGAAGAGCAGATTTGATATCAAGT CAATGGCAGGAAATATTATCCCAGCTATAGCTACCACTAATGCAGTAATAGCTGGTCTGATAGTGCTGGAGGGTTTGAAGATTTTATCAGGAAAAATAGATCAGTGTAGAACG ATTTTTCTGAACAAGCAGCCAAATCCCAGAAAGAAGCTATTGGTTCCTTGCGCTTTGGATCCACCAAATCCTAACTGTTATGTATGTGCAAGTAAGCCAGAAGTGACTGTGAAACTTAATGTACACAAAGTTACTGTGTTAACACTCCAGGATAAG atagtgaaagaaaaatttgctATGGTAGCACCAGATGTACAAATAGATGATGGAAAAGGAACTATTCTTATCTCTTCagaagaaggagaaacagaag CAAATAACCACAGGAAATTATCAGACTTTGGAATTCGAAATGGCACTCGACTACAAGCAGATGATTTCCTCCAGGACTATACGCTGTTAATCAATGTGCTTCATAG TGAAGACCTAGAGAAAGATGTAGAATTTGAAGTTGTTGGTGATAGCCCTGAAAAGGTTGGTCCTAAACCATCAGAACCAGCATCTAAGAATATTACCAACGGTAGTGATGATGGAGCGCAACCCTCAACATCAACAG CTCCAGATCAAGACGATCTATTGATTGTTGATTCTGAAGATGAAGGTACTTCAAGCAATGTTGATGATGATATGGAAATCAAAAGCCGCAAGAGAAAACTAGAAGATAAAGAGTGTGTCGGTACAAAGAGAGTGCGTACTGAGCAGACAGAAGAGCAAGATGAAATTATAGCATTAGACTGA
- the LOC130159224 gene encoding fatty acyl-CoA hydrolase precursor, medium chain-like produces MAAGKDTSLLSLILTVGVTALVATGQKAEQPEVMTNYGRVRGYQFKVDAAGRNVNVFLGLPFAKPPVGPLRFSEPQPPEPWKGVRDATSYPPMCLQDKELGQYFSDVVTNRKENVLLQMSEDCLYLNVYTPVSTGNQEKLPVFVWIHGGGFIFGAASSYDGSALAAFDNVVVVVIQYRLGIVGYFSTGDKHARGNWGYLDQVRALQWVQENIIYFGGDPGSVTIAGESAGGISISALVLSPLGKGLFHKAISESGTAIRALFTDHPENEAQRIAFASGCGKSSSAEVVECLREKTEEEIVQITLKLDLATLPICYTSLEKCEQRSLFISTTIDGVFFPKSPKQLLSEKRITAVPYIIGVNNCEFGWAVPTIMKLPPYTDGLDTDVAYQVLQSFLSSSFQGVTSEFVDQVYNEYIGNTGNRTQVRDGLFDAMGDSLLVISAVEVARYHRDAGNPVYFYEFQHRQSSAAGVVPDFVKADHADEIAFVFGKPFLAGYTTEEENKLSRTVMKYWTNFARNGNPNGEGLVHWPQYDLDEGYLEIDLVQKASKKLKERKMEFWAQLTKQIMNERREHTDL; encoded by the exons ATGGCAGCTGGAAAGGACACATCACTGCTGTCATTGATTCTCACCGTTGGAGTCACAGCGCTGGTAGCTACTG GACAAAAAGCAGAGCAACCAGAAGTGATGACCAACTATGGGAGAGTACGAGGGTACCAATTCAAAGTAGACGCTGCTGGGAGGAATGTAAATGTCTTTCTGGGACTTCCTTTTGCTAAGCCTCCAGTTGGACCACTGAGGTTTTCTGAACCCCAGCCACCCGAGCCATGGAAAGGTGTCAGAGATGCCACTTCCTACCCACCAAT gTGTCTACAGGATAAAGAACTAGGACAGTATTTTTCGGATGTTGTTACTAATAGAAAAGAGAATGTTCTTCTCCAAATGTCTGAAGATTGCTTATACCTAAATGTGTACACACCCGTTTCTACAGGAAATCAGGAGAAGCTGCCT gtcTTTGTATGGATACATGGAGGTGGATTCATTTTTGGAGCAGCTTCATCATATGATGGTTCAGCATTAGCAGCCTTTGACAATGTGGTGGTTGTAGTAATTCAGTACAGATTAGGTATTGTCGGATATTTTAG cactggTGATAAGCACGCTCGAGGTAACTGGGGGTATTTAGATCAAGTAAGAGCTCTTCAGTGGGTTCAGGAAAATATCATATATTTTGGAGGAGATCCGGGATCTGTCACTATCGCTGGAGAATCTGCAGGAGGAATCAGCATTTCTGCTCTT GTCTTATCTCCCCTGGGAAAGGGCTTGTTCCATAAGGCCATTTCAGAGAGTGGTACTGCAATCAGGGCTTTGTTCACTGACCATCCTGAGAACGAAGCACAA AgaattgcttttgcttctggCTGTGGAAAATCCAGTTCAGCTGAAGTAGTTGAATgcttaagagaaaaaacagaagaagagaTAGTACAGATAACACTAAAATTG GATTTGGCAACCCTGCCGATATGCTATACCTCGCTTGAAAAATGCGAACAG CGTTCCCTGTTCATCAGCACAACTATAGATGgtgtattttttccaaagagtCCCAAGCAGTTACTATCTGAAAAACGGATCACTGCGGTCCCATATATAATAGGAGTAAATAACTGTGAATTTGGATGGGCAGTTCCTACA ATAATGAAATTACCTCCTTACACAGATGGTCTGGACACAGATGTTGCATATCAAGTTTTACAGAGCTTCTTATCATCCTCATTTCAG GGTGTTACTTCTGAATTTGTTGATCAAGTATACAATGAATACATAGGGAATACAGGAAACCGTACTCAAGTGCGAGATGGCCTTTTTGATGCAATGGGAGACTCCTTGCTTGTGATTTCAGCCGTTGAGGTGGCTAGATACCATAGAG ATGCTGGCAACCCAGTCTACTTTTATGAATTTCAACATCGACAAAGTTCAGCGGCAGGTGTTGTACCAGACTTTGTAAAAGCAGATCATGCAGATGAGATTGCCTTTGTCTTTGGAAAGCCGTTCTTAGCCG GGTATactacagaagaagaaaataaacttagCAGAACTGTTATGAAATATTGGACTAACTTTGCTAGAAATGG AAATCCCAACGGAGAAGGCTTGGTCCATTGGCCTCAGTATGATCTGGATGAAGGATACCTGGAAATAGACCTAGTGCAAAAGGCATCAAAGAAATTGAAAGAACGCAAAATGGAGTTTTGGGCACAGCTCACAAAACAAATTATGAATGAAAGGAGAGAACACACAGATTTGTAG